The genomic stretch CGAACGAGGGCCCGGGCGCGCAGAATGGGATGATGGCCCCGGCGGGCGTCCCAGAATTCGAAAAAAAGGGCAGGAATCCCTGCCCTCGTCCCGTGTTCGGCGGCGCTCCGACCGGCCCTCCGCCACGCGCTCAGGGTGTATGGGTCGCCAGGCGCTCGGCCTCGCTTGACGCCGCCCGCCAGAGCCAGTGCCCCAGGTGTTCGGCCATTCTGGCGGCCGGGCCGCCGTCCCAGAAACCGGGCTCCTCGGTCGGCGCCCGCCCCCGCGATAGCGCCTCGCGGACCAGCGACAAGGCGCGCTCGACGTCGCGCGCCGTGCTCGCGGCGCTCGTCGGGTCGGTGGGTTCGGCGACCGGCAGCAGCCGCACCGACACCACCGACAAGGCGGCGGCCTCCTCGCACAGCCGGCCTTCCGGGCCGGTGAGCAAACAGGCGGCGCGCTGCAGCAAGCCAAGGCTCTGGAGATAGTCGATCTCGTCGATCGCGTCGATCTTGCTGTTCTTGATCCACCGCCCCAGGCCCACCCGCTCCAGGGCCTCGCGCGTTTCATCGCGCATGGGCCACACCACTTGCAGGTCGGGCGGCATCGCGACAAAACCCGAGACGAGATCACTGAGGATTTCCACCCGGGTGGATTCCGGATCGAATTGCAGCGTCACGAGCACGAAACCGCTGGCCGGCTGCAGCCCGCGCGCCGCTGACACGTCTCGCTTCAGGGTGGATTCCGGCGGCGGCGCGAGCGGCGCCACCTGGTGCAGCACGTTCTGCATCAGGTTGCCGAAGCAGTGCACGCGATCGGAGGCGATGCCTTCGCGGTAGAGGGTGTAGTGGGCGGTCAGTTCGCTGGTGTAGAGCGCGTTGGCCAGCCGGTCGAGCAGCAAGGGGTTGGCATCTTGTGCGACGCCGGCGTCGGCGCTGCGCTTGCCCGCGTCGACCCGCACCAGCGGGACGCCGGCCTTGTGCGCGGCCAGGCTGCAGGTCAACACCGCGTCGTCGGCGCCCAGCGCGAGCACGGCGGTGGGTTGCAGTTCGCGCCGCAAGGCGTCGAAGCCCGCCAACACGGCCGCGGCCCGCTCGGCGTAGCCACCCGGCGGCAGGCCGAGGTGCAGGTCCATCGCCGGCAACGGCAGCAGCCCGGCCATCCCGGGCGGCAGCGCGACGTCGTCCTCGCTGCCGGCATTCAGCACCACGACCGGGGGCAGGCCCGATTGTTGGGCGCAGGCATCGGCCAGTGCGCAAGCCTTCATGTAGCTCGTCGGGCCGTCGACCAGGCACAGCAGCGGTCGCTGCACCTGCATGCCGGCGACATGGGTGCGACGCACGAGGGCGGGCACCGGCGCTGCGTTGTCGTCGCTGCCGCGCGCCGCAAGCCGCGCCGCCGCCGCATCGACCGGCATGGCGGCGAGGTGGGCCGCCGGCGCCGTGGTCAGGGCCGGGTCGCCGACCTCGCCACGCATCTCGCGCGCGGTCTGCACGACCAGGTCCGCGCTGACCTCGTCGGTGCTGCCCAGGTAGGCGCCGAGCAGCAGGCGGTTGCACAGCAGGTTGATGCGTCGCGGAATGCCGCCGGTCCAGCGGTGGATCTCCTGGAAGGCGGCGGCGTCGAACAGCGGCCGGTCTTGCCACCCCACCCGCTTCAAGCGGTGCTCGACATAGGCGCGGGTTTCTTCGAGATCGAGCGGTCCGAGGTGGCAGGAGGCGATCACGCGCTGGCGGAACTGCTCCATCGAACGCGATTCGAGCAGCTTGCGCAGCTCCGGCTGCCCGACCAGAAAGCTCTGCAACAGGGCATGCTCTTCCAACTGGAAGTTGGACAGCATGCGCAACTCTTCGATCGCCTCGAGGCTGAGGTTCTGCGCTTCGTCGACCACCAGCAGCGCGCGCCGCCCGCTGGCCGCCACGGCCGTCAGGAACGCCTCCAGGCCGGCAATCAGCTCGGCCTTGCTCTTGCCGGCCGGCGCGATGCCGAAGGCGGTGCAGATCGCGCGCAGCAGGTCGCCCGACTCCAGCTGCGTGCTGACCACCTGGGCGGCCACCACATGCTGCGGGTCGAGCCCGCCCATCAACGTGCGCACCAGTGTGGTCTTGCCGGCGCCGATGTCGCCGGTCACGACGATGAAACCTTCGCCTTGATAGACGCCGAACTTCAGATAGGCCAAGGCGCTCGCATGGCCGCGACTGTCGTAATAGAACGACGGGTCGGGGTTGAGCTGGAACGGCGCGCCGGTGAGGCCGAAGTGCGATTCGTACATGAGGTGCTGTTCTCAGAAGCGGTGGCCGAGCCCGGCAAACGCCGCGCTTTCCTGCGAGGGGCCGCTGACGTTGGAGTCGAGCAGCTGGCGGCGCACGCCGAACGTGACGAAGGACCGCGGCGAGAGATTGTGATGCAAGGAGACGCGCAGCGCCTTCTCGCGACTGCGCGAGCCCTCGAGCAGACCGAGGCCCTCCACTTGCGTCCAGGACAGGCGGACGTCGCCTTGGGTGGTGGGCGTCAGCCGGCGGTTGACATTCACGAGCAGGCCGCGCTGCTCGCTGTCGGCCGTGCCGACGGCGACCCCTGCAAACGGGTCGTCGTCGCGCCGCAGCCGCTCGAGCTTGCGCATGTAGACACTGGCCGTCAGCGTCGTGCGGCGGCCGAGCAAGGCGATGCTGGCGGTCGTGTCCTGCTCGAGCTGCGCGTAGTTCGAGAACAGCTCCACCGGCCCGATCAGTTGCGTCGGCAGCCCCAGGCGCTGGATCATGTCCTGCACCAGCGCCGCCCGCTGCACCGGGTCGGGATGGCGGGTGGTGAGGATGGCGTCGAGCAGCGAGGCGACGTCGCCGCCGCCCTCCCCCAGCTCTTGCGAGGTGCCCTGCACCACCGGCTGGCGGCTGCTGCTGAGGTGGAACGCGATGAACGGCGAGCGGTGCTGCCAGCGCAGCTGCCAGCCGGTGCCGAGGAAACGGCGCTCGACCACGGCGTCGAGCGCGGTGCGCTCGGTCGGTGCCCACTGCAGCCGCAGGCCATAGAGGCCGTCGCTTTCGGTGGAGCCGAAAAAGCTGCTGCGTTCGTGGCCGGCGATCACGCCCAGCACCAGCTCGGGGTCGAAGGCGTAACTCGCCACCGCGCGCAGCGTTTCGATTTCGAGTGCCGAGACGCTGTCGCCGCCGTAGGATGCATCCTCTTTCGACCATTCGGCGTCGAAGCCGAAGGGCAGCGGCTGCCGCGCCAGACGCACCAGATGGCGCTGCTGATAGACCCGCTCCTGGTCCGGCTGCAGCTCGTCGCCTTCACGGCGCGTCCAGTCGTGTTCGGTGCGGGCCAGCAGTGACAGCGATGACGTCAGCCGCCGCTCGACATAGGGCGCCAGGCGCAGCCGGGTGGTGGTGGCGAGGTCGACCGAGGAGCTGAGCTCGGCACGACCGGAGAACGCCTCGGTGGCGCTCTGTTCGACCAGCGCGTCGGCGTCGACGTGCACCCATTGTTCGACCGGCTCAGACCGCAGCCGCAGCCGGCCTTCCGGTAGCACCCGGCTGGGCCGAGTGCCACCGGTGTAGTGCAAGGCGTTGAGACCCGCCTCGGCCGACAGGTCGAGCCTGGCACCGCGGCGCTCGAGGCGCACGCGCGGCGCCACGTCGAGCACCAGGTCGCTCGGGCGATCGCCGCTGTCGGAGTAGCGGCTGTTGTTGGTGGCGGTCGCGGTTGTCGTGACCTCGGCGTCGGCGCGCAGCGTCTGCGCGGTGACCGGGCTGGCGGCGAGACAGCACAAGGCCAGCCGCAGCCAGCCGGACAGCGGCGCCAAACGCGCACGCTGAGCTTGCGGCGGGCGCTTCATGTCAGTACCCGTAGCGGACGACGGCCGCTGGCACGCGTGTCTTGTTGAGCACCGACATCACGACCGGGCAACTCTCCAGCGCCGCAAAGGCTTCGGCGACCGCAGGCCGGGTGGTGCGGCCCGCTTCGACCACCATCACCACCTGCCCCACTCGGGAGGCCAGCACGCGCGACTCGGTGGTCGGCAGCAGCGGCGGCGCATCGAAGACGATGATGCGATCGGCATAGCGGGTGGCCAGCTCGTCGAGCAAACGCTCCATCGCCGCGCTGGCCAGCAACTCGTTGGCGTGCGGCCCGGGCGCGCCGGTCGGCAACAGGCTGAGCTTGGGCACGTTGGTGCGCAACATCACCTCGGAGAGGTCGAGCTGCGGGTTCTTCAGCACGTCGAGCAGGCCCGATTCCATGCCCAGCCCCAGACGGCCCATCACCGCCGGGCGCACCACGTCGGCGTCGACCAGCAACACCTTCTTGTCGACCTCCATCGCCAGGCTGAGGGCCAGGTTGATGGCGCAGAAGGTCTTGCCCTCGCCCGGCATCGCGCTGGTCACGAGGATCAGGTTGGCGCGTCGTATCGGCGCTGCCGATTCGCCTTGCGCGTTCTTGATCAGCGGCCGCTTGATGACACGGAATTCGTCGGCCAGCGCGGCTTCGACTTCGCCGGGCACGAGGTAGCCGGCGCGCGCCAGGCGGTCGAGGTCGAGCACCACTTCGCGCGAGCGTCGCTCGACCGCGGGTGCCGGCGCGACCCGAGCAAGGCCGGCAGGGGCACCGGCCGGCCCGAGCGGCGCGCGCGCAAACGACATCTCGAGCGCGTCTTCGCTGCCGACGTAGCCGCTGGCGGCAAAGGTCGATTCGGCCCACGGCACCTCGACCCCGGCGCGCCGCAGTTCTTCGAGCCGTCGGGCGGCCTTTTCAATGATGCTCATCTTGCGTCACCGTCCTCAGATCTGGCCATGCAGGGCGACCCAGCCGACCCACGCCATGTTGACCAACAGGAACACGCCGGTGGCGCCGGCGAACTGCAGCCGCTGCCGGCGTTCGAGCATGCTGCGCTCGGGCGTCAGCACGACGGCCACACTGCCCAGTACGGGGCGGCGCGTGAGTTCCCGCAGTGTCTTCTCGTCGCCGAACGACGGGTACAAGCGGGTCAGCGCGAACGCAGCCGCGCAGCCGACGCCGGCCGCCGCCAGCACCACCAGCAGCGCCAGCACCTTGCGGCTCGGGAACACCGGGCTCGGCGACACACGGGCCGGCTCCACCATGCGGAAGTCGGTCAGCTGCGACGACTGGTCGATCTTGACGCCGAGCGACGCCGCCTCGCGGCGCGCCACCAGCTGCTCGTAGTTCTTGCGGATCACGTCGTAGTCGCGGTTGAGCTGCGCCAGCTCTGCCTCGACCTGCGGCACGCGCCCGGCCACCGAGCGGATTTGTTGCAGCCGCGACTCCTGCGCGTTCAGCTGCCCCCTCAGCGCGGCCACCTTGGCCTCCGCCTCGGCCAGCGCGACGCGCAGCCGCTGGAACACCGGGTTGGTCGCCGCCACCGGCTTGCCGGCACCGCGGCTCGCGCGGGCTTCGGCCTCGAGCTTCTTCTGCTGCTCGATGCTGGCGATGGTGCGCCGGGCGCTGATCACGTCCGGGTGGTCTTCGGTATAGCGGCGCAGCAGGTC from Caldimonas brevitalea encodes the following:
- a CDS encoding XrtA/PEP-CTERM system-associated ATPase, producing MYESHFGLTGAPFQLNPDPSFYYDSRGHASALAYLKFGVYQGEGFIVVTGDIGAGKTTLVRTLMGGLDPQHVVAAQVVSTQLESGDLLRAICTAFGIAPAGKSKAELIAGLEAFLTAVAASGRRALLVVDEAQNLSLEAIEELRMLSNFQLEEHALLQSFLVGQPELRKLLESRSMEQFRQRVIASCHLGPLDLEETRAYVEHRLKRVGWQDRPLFDAAAFQEIHRWTGGIPRRINLLCNRLLLGAYLGSTDEVSADLVVQTAREMRGEVGDPALTTAPAAHLAAMPVDAAAARLAARGSDDNAAPVPALVRRTHVAGMQVQRPLLCLVDGPTSYMKACALADACAQQSGLPPVVVLNAGSEDDVALPPGMAGLLPLPAMDLHLGLPPGGYAERAAAVLAGFDALRRELQPTAVLALGADDAVLTCSLAAHKAGVPLVRVDAGKRSADAGVAQDANPLLLDRLANALYTSELTAHYTLYREGIASDRVHCFGNLMQNVLHQVAPLAPPPESTLKRDVSAARGLQPASGFVLVTLQFDPESTRVEILSDLVSGFVAMPPDLQVVWPMRDETREALERVGLGRWIKNSKIDAIDEIDYLQSLGLLQRAACLLTGPEGRLCEEAAALSVVSVRLLPVAEPTDPTSAASTARDVERALSLVREALSRGRAPTEEPGFWDGGPAARMAEHLGHWLWRAASSEAERLATHTP
- a CDS encoding TIGR03016 family PEP-CTERM system-associated outer membrane protein; protein product: MKRPPQAQRARLAPLSGWLRLALCCLAASPVTAQTLRADAEVTTTATATNNSRYSDSGDRPSDLVLDVAPRVRLERRGARLDLSAEAGLNALHYTGGTRPSRVLPEGRLRLRSEPVEQWVHVDADALVEQSATEAFSGRAELSSSVDLATTTRLRLAPYVERRLTSSLSLLARTEHDWTRREGDELQPDQERVYQQRHLVRLARQPLPFGFDAEWSKEDASYGGDSVSALEIETLRAVASYAFDPELVLGVIAGHERSSFFGSTESDGLYGLRLQWAPTERTALDAVVERRFLGTGWQLRWQHRSPFIAFHLSSSRQPVVQGTSQELGEGGGDVASLLDAILTTRHPDPVQRAALVQDMIQRLGLPTQLIGPVELFSNYAQLEQDTTASIALLGRRTTLTASVYMRKLERLRRDDDPFAGVAVGTADSEQRGLLVNVNRRLTPTTQGDVRLSWTQVEGLGLLEGSRSREKALRVSLHHNLSPRSFVTFGVRRQLLDSNVSGPSQESAAFAGLGHRF
- a CDS encoding XrtA-associated tyrosine autokinase, which translates into the protein MSIIEKAARRLEELRRAGVEVPWAESTFAASGYVGSEDALEMSFARAPLGPAGAPAGLARVAPAPAVERRSREVVLDLDRLARAGYLVPGEVEAALADEFRVIKRPLIKNAQGESAAPIRRANLILVTSAMPGEGKTFCAINLALSLAMEVDKKVLLVDADVVRPAVMGRLGLGMESGLLDVLKNPQLDLSEVMLRTNVPKLSLLPTGAPGPHANELLASAAMERLLDELATRYADRIIVFDAPPLLPTTESRVLASRVGQVVMVVEAGRTTRPAVAEAFAALESCPVVMSVLNKTRVPAAVVRYGY